A genomic window from Gossypium hirsutum isolate 1008001.06 chromosome D12, Gossypium_hirsutum_v2.1, whole genome shotgun sequence includes:
- the LOC121224405 gene encoding BAG family molecular chaperone regulator 1 isoform X1: MMRMKTKATGLSPAVTNGESGFVGGGEPTAHDWELRPGGMLVQKRDLDTGRPPIPPPTIRVRVKYKSIYHEISINSQATFGELKKMLTGPTGLHHQDQKLLYKDKERDSKAFLDTAGVKDKSKLVLIEDPISQEKRLLEMRKNAKLEKASKSISEISLEVDRLGNQVSTFESIITKGGKVAEKDVLNLIEQLMNQLLKLDGIMADGDVKLQRKMQVSRVQKYVETLDMLKIKNAMPSTNGAQSETQNRHKHSVRKQEQQSRQRLAPIQEQQSSNSVSHLPIHQQYQHKHQHQQASGPVVVTTKWETFDSSPATLPVTSTSTSSSTANNSAPPKFPWEFFD; encoded by the exons ATGATGAGGATGAAGACTAAAGCGACAGGACTGTCACCGGCGGTGACAAATGGAGAATCAGGTTTTGTCGGTGGCGGTGAACCGACTGCTCATGATTGGGAGCTTAGACCCGGTGGCATGTTGGTTCAAAAGCGAGACCTCGACACCGGTCGTCCCCCTATCCCACCGCCGACAATTAGAGTCAGAGTCAAATACAAGTCAATCTATCATGAAATCAGCATCAATTCTCAAGCTACATTCG GAGAGTTGAAGAAGATGTTAACAGGCCCAACAGGGCTACACCATCAAGACCAAAAACTTTTATACAAAGACAAAGAGAGGGATTCCAAGGCGTTTTTAGATACAGCCGGTGTGAAAGACAAATCCAAGCTTGTTTTAATTGAAGACCCGATTAGCCAAGAAAAGAGATTACTGGAGATGAGAAAGAATGCTAAACTGGAAAAAGCTTCTAAATCTATCTCTGAAATCAGCTTGGAGGTTGATAGGCTTGGTAATCAG GTGTCTACTTTTGAATCTATAATTACTAAAGGTGGGAAAGTAGCAGAGAAAGAtgtgcttaatttgattgaaCAGTTAATGAATCAATTGCTTAAGTTGGATGGTATTATGGCTGATGGTGATGTCAAATTGCAAAGAAAAATGCAG GTGAGCAGAGTTCAAAAATATGTTGAAACATTGGATATGTTGAAGATTAAAAACGCCATGCCTAGTACCAATGGAGCTCAATCCGAAACACAGAATCGACATAAGCATAGTGTTCGAAAACAAGAGCAGCAATCCAGGCAAAGATTAGCACCAATCCAGGAGCAACAATCGAGCAACTCGGTTTCTCATTTGCCAATCCATCAACAATACCAGCACAAGCATCAGCACCAGCAGGCATCTGGTCCGGTCGTAGTTACTACGAAATGGGAAACATTCGATTCATCCCCGGCAACATTGCCGGTCACCTCGACATCTACATCTTCATCAACCGCTAATAACTCAGCCCCACCGAAGTTCCCCTGGGAATTCTTCGATTAA
- the LOC121224406 gene encoding protein DETOXIFICATION 49: MCQFTSSCKCDDDDSNIPSLLSINASKGSFNVYESLIPKSPTIHTQKNLGSLFSVSLAVKEAISIANIAFPMILTGLMLYSRSLISMLFLGRLGELALAGGSLAIGFANITGYSILSGLAMGMESICGQAFGAKKYTLLGITLQRTVLLLLASSLPISVLWMNMKKILIVCGQDESIANEAQRYLVYSVPDLLAQSLLHPLRIYLRTQSITLPLTCCAILSILLHVPINYFLVTHLKLGIKGVALSGVCTNINLVGSLIIYILYFGVHKRTWGGFSMECFKEWKSLLNLAIPSCISVCLEWWWYEIMILLCGLLLNPKATVASMGILIQTTALIYIFPSSLSFSVSTRVGNELGANQPKKAKLAAFVGLNCGFILGLSALLFAVLVRNIWATMFTADKDIIALTSLVLPIIGLCELGNCPQTTGCGVLRGTARPKYGANINLGCFYLVGMPVAVWLAFFAGFDFKGLWLGMLAAQVSCMATMLLVLVRTDWDFEAERAMKLTGTQMAVDDDDDDSKLHENPHQAQIKQDSISLLKDLSHYCLV, from the coding sequence ATGTGCCAGTTTACATCTTCCTGCAAATGTGATGATGATGATTCAAATATTCCTTCCCTTCTTTCAATCAACGCCTCTAAAGGGTCATTCAATGTTTACGAATCTTTAATCCCAAAATCCCCGACAATCCATACACAAAAAAACCTAGGCAGTCTTTTTTCTGTTTCTCTTGCAGTGAAAGAAGCCATCTCCATAGCTAATATTGCTTTCCCTATGATCCTAACCGGTCTCATGTTATACTCCCGTTCATTGATTTCCATGTTATTTCTCGGCCGTCTCGGTGAACTTGCCTTGGCTGGTGGTTCACTCGCCATTGGCTTTGCCAATATCACTGGTTATTCTATTCTTTCAGGTCTTGCTATGGGGATGGAGTCCATTTGTGGTCAAGCTTTTGGTGCTAAAAAATATACCCTTTTAGGTATCACCTTACAAAGGACAGTGCTTTTGTTGCTTGCTTCATCATTGCCTATTTCTGTTTTATGGATGAATATGAAGAAAATACTGATAGTCTGTGGTCAAGATGAAAGTATAGCTAATGAAGCACAACGGTATCTTGTTTATTCAGTTCCTGATCTTTTAGCTCAATCTCTTTTACACCCATTGAGGATTTATCTCAGAACCCAATCAATAACTCTCCCTTTAACATGTTGTGCCATTTTATCTATTCTTCTACATGTACCCATCAATTACTTTCTTGTAACACACCTTAAATTAGGCATCAAAGGGGTTGCACTTAGTGGGGTTTGTACCAATATCAACCTAGTTGGTTCATTGATAATCTATATCCTTTACTTTGGTGTCCATAAAAGAACATGGGGAGGGTTTTCAATGGAGTGTTTTAAAGAATGGAAATCTTTACTGAATTTAGCCATTCCAAGCTGTATTTCAGTCTGCCTTGAATGGTGGTGGTACGAGATTATGATCCTTTTATGTGGTTTACTTTTAAACCCAAAAGCAACAGTTGCTTCAATGGGCATTTTGATTCAAACAACAGCATTGATATACATATTCCCATCTTCATTAAGCTTCAGTGTATCAACAAGAGTCGGCAATGAACTCGGTGCTAACCAGCCCAAAAAAGCCAAACTCGCCGCCTTTGTAGGCCTAAACTGTGGATTCATTCTGGGCTTATCAGCACTCCTTTTTGCTGTACTGGTGAGAAACATATGGGCTACCATGTTTACAGCCGATAAAGATATCATTGCATTAACTTCACTTGTTTTACCTATAATCGGCTTATGTGAACTCGGCAACTGCCCACAAACAACCGGGTGCGGCGTTCTTCGAGGCACAGCAAGGCCTAAATACGGTGCTAATATAAACTTGGGTTGTTTTTACCTTGTTGGTATGCCGGTTGCTGTATGGTTAGCTTTTTTTGCTGGTTTTGATTTTAAAGGGTTATGGCTTGGAATGTTGGCAGCTCAAGTATCGTGTATGGCCACTATGTTACTGGTTTTGGTTCGAACAGATTGGGATTTTGAAGCTGAAAGAGCCATGAAACTGACCGGAACTCAAATGgctgttgatgatgatgatgatgacagCAAATTACACGAGAATCCACACCAAGCACAAATCAAGCAGGATTCTATTTCTTTATTAAAGGATTTGAGTCATTATTGCCTAGtttaa
- the LOC121224405 gene encoding BAG family molecular chaperone regulator 1 isoform X2: MMRMKTKATGLSPAVTNGESGFVGGGEPTAHDWELRPGGMLVQKRDLDTGRPPIPPPTIRVRVKYKSIYHEISINSQATFGELKKMLTGPTGLHHQDQKLLYKDKERDSKAFLDTAGVKDKSKLVLIEDPISQEKRLLEMRKNAKLEKASKSISEISLEVDRLGNQVSTFESIITKGGKVAEKDVLNLIEQLMNQLLKLDGIMADGDVKLQRKMQSSKIC; this comes from the exons ATGATGAGGATGAAGACTAAAGCGACAGGACTGTCACCGGCGGTGACAAATGGAGAATCAGGTTTTGTCGGTGGCGGTGAACCGACTGCTCATGATTGGGAGCTTAGACCCGGTGGCATGTTGGTTCAAAAGCGAGACCTCGACACCGGTCGTCCCCCTATCCCACCGCCGACAATTAGAGTCAGAGTCAAATACAAGTCAATCTATCATGAAATCAGCATCAATTCTCAAGCTACATTCG GAGAGTTGAAGAAGATGTTAACAGGCCCAACAGGGCTACACCATCAAGACCAAAAACTTTTATACAAAGACAAAGAGAGGGATTCCAAGGCGTTTTTAGATACAGCCGGTGTGAAAGACAAATCCAAGCTTGTTTTAATTGAAGACCCGATTAGCCAAGAAAAGAGATTACTGGAGATGAGAAAGAATGCTAAACTGGAAAAAGCTTCTAAATCTATCTCTGAAATCAGCTTGGAGGTTGATAGGCTTGGTAATCAG GTGTCTACTTTTGAATCTATAATTACTAAAGGTGGGAAAGTAGCAGAGAAAGAtgtgcttaatttgattgaaCAGTTAATGAATCAATTGCTTAAGTTGGATGGTATTATGGCTGATGGTGATGTCAAATTGCAAAGAAAAATGCAG AGTTCAAAAATATGTTGA